A region of the Stieleria neptunia genome:
GCAAGGGTTCCGTCATCCAACATTGGCTTAACGGCACAAAGGTCATCGACTTTGATTACAACGATCCCAAATGGGCCTTCAACGTCGACATGCTGAAACAGCGCGGCGGTGACGTGGCCAGCCGTGGCGGACAACTGAGTCTGCAAGATCACGGTGATCCGGTCTGGTACCGCAACATCCGCATCCGCAGCATCCCCGCGGGTGAAGACATCGGACACAGCGAAGTCACGCCCGAAACAATTGCCCCGGACGTCCTCAAAGCCGAAGCCGAGAAACTGGCCGGCATCGTCGCGCGGCGAACTGCCGCTCAAAAGAAAGCGGCAGCGAACAAAGCGGCTCAATCAAAGACCAAGAATCGCCCCAACATTTTGTTCATCTTGGCCGACGATCAATCGCCCTTTGATTTGCAGATCTACAACAAGCGATCCAAACTGGAAACACCCCACTTGGATCGATTGGCCGCCGACGGCATCGTCTTGGATAACGCCCACCACATGGGGTCCTGGTCCGGTGCGGTGTGCACGCCGTCGCGTCACATGATCATGAGCGGTCGCAGTGTCTGGCACCTGCCCAATCGTGGACGGAACAAACAAAACCCCAACGCCGACAACGCGGCACTGGTGCCGCCCGATCTGCCCAATCACACGATGGCTGCCGTATTTAATCGCGCGGGCTACGACACGATGCGAACATGCAAACGAGGCAACAGCTACGACGCGGCCAACCAGCTGTTTACGATCGTTCACGAAGCGACCAAACGCGGCGGAACGCATGAAACCGGCAGCGCCTGGCACGCCGATCGCGTCCTGGATTACCTCGGCCAGCGTGAAGCGTCAAACGACACCGATCCGTTCTTGATCTACTTCGGTTTTTCGCATCCCCACGACACGCGTGACGGAACATCAGAACTGAACGCGAAATATGGCGCCGTCAATCACAAAGACAAAGATTCGCTGCCGCCGGCCAACCCCAAACAACCCCAACTGCCGGTCAACTACTTGCCCGAACACCCGTTTCATCACGGTCATCCGGGCTTACGCGACGAAGAAAAAGTCAGCGGAGTCTGGACGCGGCGCGACGAACGAACGATTCGAAACGAGCTGGGACGCGAATTCGCTTGCGGTGAAAATATCGATGACCAGATCGGTCGCGTGCTCGACAAACTCGAAAAGCTCGGCGAACTCGACAACACCTACATCTTCTACACCGCCGACCACGGCATGGCGATCGGTCGCCACGGTTTGCAAGGAAAACAAAACCTTTACGAACACACCTGGCGTGTTCCGTTCATCGCAAGCGGGCCCGGGATTCCGCAGGGGATTCGGGCGCCCGGAAACATCTACTT
Encoded here:
- a CDS encoding family 16 glycoside hydrolase, with amino-acid sequence MTRHLAIFISLVLLPLLGGIAPAVAQDKTFQTLFDGSSLDGWKHSGNWVIEDGVITRTGKGGSLVYNAAKVPDDFELRFEWKVAAGSNSGVYYRPGQYEYQILDNSKHRDGKNPRTSAASLYFCMQPSADKTRPVGQWNEARVVCKGSVIQHWLNGTKVIDFDYNDPKWAFNVDMLKQRGGDVASRGGQLSLQDHGDPVWYRNIRIRSIPAGEDIGHSEVTPETIAPDVLKAEAEKLAGIVARRTAAQKKAAANKAAQSKTKNRPNILFILADDQSPFDLQIYNKRSKLETPHLDRLAADGIVLDNAHHMGSWSGAVCTPSRHMIMSGRSVWHLPNRGRNKQNPNADNAALVPPDLPNHTMAAVFNRAGYDTMRTCKRGNSYDAANQLFTIVHEATKRGGTHETGSAWHADRVLDYLGQREASNDTDPFLIYFGFSHPHDTRDGTSELNAKYGAVNHKDKDSLPPANPKQPQLPVNYLPEHPFHHGHPGLRDEEKVSGVWTRRDERTIRNELGREFACGENIDDQIGRVLDKLEKLGELDNTYIFYTADHGMAIGRHGLQGKQNLYEHTWRVPFIASGPGIPQGIRAPGNIYLMDVLATICDLTGIDAPETNEGISFAPVLFGKQQVVRDTLFGVYCGGTKPGMRCVKQGDWKLIKYDVLDGKVRETQLFNLADNPHEFLGQHHDASLNALVGTTPTPGQVNLADDPKYKGQRIKMEKLLLDEMRRLDDPYRLWDQPQ